Proteins encoded within one genomic window of Methanothermobacter tenebrarum:
- a CDS encoding superoxide dismutase, with amino-acid sequence MEKKFYELPSLPYSYDALEPYISEEQLTIHHQKHHQAYVDGANNLLRRLDEARESNASIDYKATAKELSFHVGGFLLHRFFWENMGPADENGGEPTGKIKDHIEKDFGTFERFKEEFSQTAIGTEGSGWAMLTYCPLTDRLLIVQVEKHNVNLIPQCKVLLVLDVWEHAYYLDYKNLRPDYVEAFWNIINWDEVNNRIENL; translated from the coding sequence ATGGAAAAAAAGTTTTATGAACTGCCAAGTTTACCCTACAGTTATGATGCCCTTGAACCTTATATTTCAGAGGAACAGTTAACTATACATCATCAGAAACATCATCAAGCTTATGTAGATGGTGCCAACAACTTACTCAGGAGATTGGATGAAGCCCGCGAATCAAATGCTAGCATAGACTATAAAGCCACTGCAAAGGAATTATCATTCCACGTCGGCGGCTTCTTACTACACAGGTTCTTCTGGGAGAACATGGGCCCTGCAGACGAGAACGGAGGAGAACCCACAGGCAAAATCAAAGATCATATAGAAAAAGACTTCGGAACATTTGAAAGGTTCAAAGAGGAATTTTCACAGACTGCTATAGGCACTGAGGGTTCTGGTTGGGCTATGCTAACATATTGCCCACTCACTGATCGTCTGCTCATAGTCCAAGTCGAGAAGCACAATGTTAACCTAATACCACAATGTAAGGTTTTACTCGTATTGGATGTGTGGGAACACGCCTACTACCTCGACTATAAGAACCTGCGCCCAGACTATGTTGAAGCCTTCTGGAACATCATAAACTGGGATGAAGTGAACAATAGAATCGAAAACCTCTAA
- a CDS encoding B12-binding domain-containing protein, whose amino-acid sequence MTSEDFIKALVGLDEEKALELARERIEKGDDPLKILEDMRKAADKIGKKFEDGEYFVSDLILTGEIFNEIMEMLKPLIKKKKVKRKGKVVAGTVEGDIHDIGKNIVIALLEAEGFEVIDIGVDQPPEAFIEAIKKHKPDIVSLSGLLTEAIESMKNTIDAIKEAGLRDKVKIIVGGGRTNEEVKEYTEADEWADDAATGVKKMKKLIGAD is encoded by the coding sequence ATGACAAGCGAAGATTTTATAAAAGCTCTTGTAGGGCTAGACGAGGAAAAAGCACTAGAACTTGCAAGAGAAAGGATTGAAAAAGGGGATGATCCCCTCAAAATCCTAGAGGATATGAGAAAAGCGGCGGACAAGATAGGGAAAAAATTCGAGGACGGAGAATATTTTGTCTCGGATCTTATACTGACTGGAGAAATATTCAATGAGATCATGGAGATGCTTAAACCTCTAATCAAGAAAAAAAAGGTTAAAAGGAAAGGTAAAGTTGTTGCCGGTACTGTGGAAGGGGACATCCACGACATAGGTAAAAATATAGTCATAGCTCTGCTAGAAGCTGAAGGCTTCGAAGTCATCGACATAGGAGTGGACCAACCACCCGAAGCCTTCATCGAAGCAATCAAGAAACACAAACCCGACATAGTCTCCCTAAGCGGCTTGCTCACAGAAGCGATAGAGTCAATGAAAAATACCATAGACGCGATAAAAGAGGCCGGATTAAGAGACAAGGTGAAAATAATAGTCGGTGGCGGGAGGACCAACGAAGAAGTGAAAGAATACACCGAAGCAGATGAATGGGCAGACGACGCCGCCACAGGAGTGAAGAAGATGAAAAAATTAATAGGAGCGGATTAA
- a CDS encoding uroporphyrinogen decarboxylase family protein, giving the protein MDMEELRKEKLERLESALTCKEPDRVPILVFNDVFCGKYSGYTAQEIYFDYEKWKDATLNVAKNFNFDYIFTLNGLEGMFLFASFIEKAPEVAANMRFVTGPYHQILEDTYTRWPGIELKEDVHPQFIGKEIMKKEEYDKFIEAPIKFMHEVALPRICKNLANPGSMEYNTTLTRLGAEATNYGNATLQLIMELKNIGYPFFPMAHSYAPLDFLGDFLRDIKNVILDLYRDPETVKGAIEAITSHMIKTGTISGTIPPEVKEMFGTEIVWCFYPLHLTEYLKPELYNEYYWPSLLKVFKETIKAGLLPFVLFEGSHDTHLETLQSIPKHSIAGMFEKTDPRKVKEVIGDRMCIMYGPPNSLLIGSTPEKVHDWTRELLVDMKDDGGFILFPGVDAAGIAKDARPENIKAMIDAVEKYGKY; this is encoded by the coding sequence ATGGACATGGAAGAATTAAGGAAAGAAAAACTGGAAAGACTAGAAAGTGCCCTGACATGTAAAGAACCTGACAGAGTCCCCATACTAGTATTCAATGACGTCTTCTGCGGAAAATATTCAGGATACACTGCCCAGGAAATCTATTTCGACTATGAAAAATGGAAAGACGCCACCCTAAACGTGGCCAAAAACTTCAACTTCGATTACATATTCACACTCAACGGACTCGAAGGAATGTTCCTATTCGCAAGCTTCATCGAAAAAGCCCCAGAAGTCGCAGCCAACATGAGATTCGTGACAGGCCCATACCACCAAATACTAGAAGACACATATACAAGATGGCCAGGAATAGAACTCAAAGAAGATGTCCACCCACAATTCATTGGAAAAGAAATAATGAAAAAGGAGGAATATGACAAGTTCATAGAGGCGCCCATAAAATTTATGCATGAAGTAGCCTTGCCAAGGATCTGCAAAAACCTTGCCAATCCAGGCTCCATGGAATATAATACAACACTCACGAGATTGGGGGCGGAGGCTACCAATTATGGCAACGCCACACTACAACTTATAATGGAATTGAAAAATATAGGATATCCATTCTTCCCGATGGCCCATTCATATGCGCCACTCGATTTCCTAGGCGACTTTTTAAGGGACATAAAGAACGTCATACTCGACCTCTACAGAGACCCCGAGACAGTGAAAGGGGCTATTGAAGCCATAACATCCCACATGATCAAAACTGGGACGATCTCAGGGACCATCCCACCCGAAGTGAAAGAAATGTTCGGAACTGAAATAGTTTGGTGCTTCTATCCCCTACACCTCACCGAGTACCTCAAACCCGAACTTTACAATGAATACTATTGGCCATCCCTCCTCAAGGTATTCAAAGAGACCATAAAAGCGGGGCTTTTACCATTCGTGCTCTTTGAGGGAAGCCACGACACCCACCTCGAAACATTGCAGAGCATCCCAAAGCATAGCATAGCTGGAATGTTCGAAAAAACAGATCCTAGGAAGGTCAAGGAGGTCATAGGAGATAGAATGTGCATCATGTATGGACCCCCAAACTCTCTCCTTATAGGCAGCACACCCGAAAAAGTCCATGATTGGACACGGGAACTCCTAGTTGACATGAAAGATGATGGGGGATTCATACTCTTCCCAGGAGTTGACGCTGCTGGAATAGCTAAAGATGCCAGGCCAGAGAATATAAAGGCCATGATAGATGCAGTGGAAAAATATGGAAAATACTAG
- a CDS encoding tetrahydromethanopterin S-methyltransferase subunit H has product MENTRARGRIFKMFKFGDQKTLKVGGVEIGGEPGKKSTVLIGSIFYSGHNIVEDERRGVFDKEAAEDLIRKQEELSDKSGNPCLIDVIGMSEEAIKRYIDFVAEATDTPFLIDSAVPSIKIAAMNYVEEIGLEDKVVYNSISPESKDEEIKALADSKIEAAIPLLYTPNVTSANARIGSFNKILPRLEEAGITKPLIDTFVMDVPSLPAAAKAAIEIKKEYGLPCGSAAHNAIASWKGLKNILWKEAKKPATLIADIMQIILGSDFILYGPIEDAELVFPGTFIVDTAYRYFSRMKDELIKL; this is encoded by the coding sequence ATGGAAAATACTAGAGCAAGGGGGAGAATCTTCAAAATGTTCAAATTTGGAGACCAGAAAACCTTGAAAGTAGGTGGCGTGGAAATTGGCGGCGAACCAGGGAAGAAGAGCACGGTCCTGATAGGATCCATATTCTATAGTGGACATAACATAGTTGAAGATGAAAGGCGCGGAGTCTTTGACAAGGAAGCCGCAGAGGACCTGATAAGGAAACAGGAAGAATTAAGTGATAAGAGTGGGAATCCTTGTTTAATCGATGTTATAGGGATGAGCGAGGAAGCCATTAAAAGGTACATCGATTTCGTGGCTGAAGCGACAGACACTCCATTCCTCATAGATTCCGCGGTGCCAAGTATAAAAATCGCGGCAATGAACTATGTTGAAGAAATTGGACTTGAAGATAAAGTTGTATATAATTCTATATCACCAGAGTCAAAGGACGAGGAGATAAAGGCACTGGCAGATAGTAAAATCGAGGCAGCGATCCCCCTTCTTTACACACCCAACGTAACCAGCGCAAATGCAAGGATAGGCTCATTTAATAAGATATTACCAAGATTGGAGGAAGCAGGGATAACTAAGCCATTAATTGACACATTTGTAATGGACGTGCCGAGTTTGCCGGCCGCGGCCAAAGCTGCCATAGAAATAAAAAAAGAATATGGACTACCATGTGGTTCAGCCGCGCATAATGCTATAGCAAGTTGGAAGGGACTAAAAAACATACTATGGAAAGAAGCCAAAAAGCCAGCAACATTAATAGCAGATATTATGCAGATAATCCTGGGTTCAGATTTCATCCTCTACGGACCCATTGAGGACGCTGAACTCGTTTTCCCAGGCACATTCATCGTGGACACAGCATATCGATACTTTTCGAGGATGAAAGACGAGCTCATAAAATTATAG
- a CDS encoding ASKHA domain-containing protein produces MTVKLTFEPLGRETETPPNFILEIARDANITIRSDCGGKGLCGKCKIIITSINGKVSEVNKIEREHLTLNEIEEGYRLACQAKAINGEITVFIPPESRIETRKVAETILETDVELNPPIKKIHLKLKKPTLKDATPDFERLKSPLGRIETSLNILKRIPKFLRDANWDVTATLSYNRLIEIEKGDTTDRSYGLAVDIGSSKIICRLIDLVTGEELAEDYSENPQVAYGEDIISRISYASKSDENLRRLQKMVIDAINKIVDKLCEKTGIKDHEIYEAMIVGNSVMHHLFFGIYPRYLGRSPFVPAIKDMINCQARELGIKINPEGRINSLPLIAGFIGADALADILVTQMHEKDETNMLIDIGTNTEILLGDKDKILACSSPSGPAFEGAHIKHGMKAVNGAIEKIWFSKGVKYETIGKEKPKGICGSALIDLVAELYRNGIINKRGRFTKGKHEFIIANTDERGTKEDITVNEKDIDNLLVAKGAIRSAWTILMKKLGIEEEEISKVYVAGSFGRYIDVENAKIIGLLPDIPTDQIIFAGDIAIAGASITLKSIQKRIESREIPKLIDYIELSAEKDFNRIFARSIQL; encoded by the coding sequence ATGACAGTCAAATTAACATTCGAACCACTGGGACGGGAAACAGAAACTCCCCCAAATTTTATTCTTGAAATAGCAAGGGATGCTAACATCACCATCCGCTCTGATTGTGGCGGTAAAGGACTTTGCGGCAAATGTAAAATAATCATCACTAGTATAAATGGAAAAGTAAGTGAAGTTAACAAAATTGAAAGGGAACATTTAACCTTAAATGAAATAGAAGAAGGTTACAGGCTCGCATGCCAAGCCAAGGCGATTAATGGGGAGATCACAGTCTTCATACCCCCAGAGAGTAGGATAGAGACTAGAAAAGTCGCAGAGACCATACTCGAAACAGATGTCGAACTTAATCCCCCAATAAAAAAAATACATTTAAAACTAAAAAAGCCAACCTTAAAGGATGCGACACCAGATTTTGAAAGGTTAAAATCCCCACTTGGAAGAATTGAAACATCACTCAACATCCTGAAAAGGATCCCAAAATTTTTGAGAGACGCTAACTGGGATGTAACAGCCACCCTATCATATAATAGGTTGATAGAAATTGAAAAAGGGGACACAACAGACAGATCATATGGCCTAGCAGTAGATATTGGCTCCTCCAAGATAATATGCCGGTTAATCGATCTCGTGACTGGTGAAGAATTGGCTGAAGACTATTCTGAAAACCCCCAGGTAGCCTATGGAGAAGACATCATATCAAGGATAAGTTACGCATCAAAAAGTGATGAAAACTTGAGAAGATTGCAAAAAATGGTCATAGACGCGATAAATAAGATAGTGGACAAGCTTTGTGAAAAGACAGGGATAAAAGACCATGAAATCTACGAAGCAATGATCGTCGGCAATTCAGTAATGCACCACCTTTTCTTCGGCATATATCCAAGATATCTTGGAAGATCCCCCTTCGTCCCGGCTATAAAGGACATGATAAATTGTCAAGCAAGAGAACTTGGAATTAAAATAAACCCAGAAGGCCGCATTAACTCATTACCACTTATCGCAGGATTTATCGGTGCAGACGCGTTAGCAGACATCCTAGTCACGCAAATGCATGAAAAAGATGAAACAAACATGCTAATAGATATTGGGACGAACACAGAGATCCTCCTAGGAGATAAAGATAAGATCCTCGCCTGCTCCTCGCCGTCAGGCCCGGCATTTGAGGGTGCGCACATAAAACATGGGATGAAGGCCGTTAACGGGGCGATAGAGAAGATATGGTTCAGTAAAGGCGTGAAGTATGAGACAATAGGTAAAGAAAAGCCAAAGGGAATATGTGGAAGCGCCCTAATAGACCTAGTAGCCGAACTTTATAGAAATGGCATAATTAACAAAAGAGGAAGATTCACAAAGGGAAAGCACGAGTTCATCATTGCAAACACAGATGAAAGAGGGACAAAAGAGGATATAACAGTCAATGAAAAGGACATAGACAACCTCCTAGTCGCAAAGGGGGCTATAAGATCAGCATGGACTATTTTAATGAAAAAGCTAGGAATTGAAGAGGAAGAGATCTCAAAAGTGTATGTGGCCGGTTCATTCGGAAGATACATAGACGTTGAAAATGCTAAAATCATCGGACTCCTACCAGATATACCAACAGACCAAATAATATTCGCAGGAGACATAGCAATTGCAGGAGCATCCATAACACTGAAATCGATTCAAAAAAGGATAGAATCTCGTGAAATACCCAAATTAATAGATTATATCGAACTTTCAGCCGAAAAAGATTTCAATAGAATCTTTGCAAGGTCAATCCAATTATAG
- a CDS encoding phenylacetate--CoA ligase family protein, whose protein sequence is MIWNEEMECISRDDLKELQLKRLQETIKRVYENVPYYKKKLEENNIYPEDIESLEDIKRLPYTTKEDLRRVYPFGMFAVPKKEIIEVHTSSGTTGKPVVSSYTKEDIEIWGEVMARGLTMMGVTEDDIIQNTHGYGLFTGGFGVHYGAQRIGATVIPISTGQTRRQIEIMKDFGTTVMIFTPSYGLYLSEVAEEEGYNPREFQLKAIGFGAEMWTEEMRRELEKRFNAPAFNIYGLTEIIGPGVAMECPEKDGLHIFEDHFYPEIINSKGEPLPPGKRGELVITTLTRVGMPIIRFRTKDITSINYTECGCGRTLARISRITGRADDMLKVRGVSVFPSQIEKALLKIDGLQPHYQIIVTRPHLMDEMEVKVETSAEVFSDDIGEMMKLQKKIEEYIQDEIGLRVKVTLVEPKTLPRSEGKAVRVIDKRKF, encoded by the coding sequence ATGATCTGGAACGAAGAGATGGAATGCATTTCAAGAGACGATCTAAAAGAATTACAACTCAAAAGATTACAGGAGACTATAAAAAGAGTATATGAAAACGTACCCTACTATAAAAAGAAGCTCGAAGAAAATAACATCTACCCCGAGGACATTGAAAGCCTAGAGGATATAAAAAGGCTTCCTTACACGACAAAAGAAGATCTCAGGAGAGTATACCCCTTCGGCATGTTCGCAGTCCCTAAAAAGGAGATAATAGAAGTACACACATCCTCAGGGACAACAGGCAAACCAGTAGTTTCAAGTTACACAAAAGAGGACATCGAAATATGGGGCGAAGTAATGGCAAGGGGCCTTACAATGATGGGAGTCACAGAAGACGATATAATACAAAATACGCACGGATACGGCCTATTCACCGGGGGCTTTGGAGTACACTACGGAGCCCAGAGGATAGGGGCCACAGTAATCCCTATTTCAACCGGCCAGACAAGGAGACAAATCGAGATCATGAAGGACTTTGGGACCACAGTCATGATATTCACACCATCCTATGGATTATACCTTTCAGAGGTTGCGGAAGAAGAAGGCTACAATCCAAGGGAATTTCAACTAAAGGCTATAGGATTCGGAGCCGAAATGTGGACAGAGGAAATGCGAAGAGAACTTGAAAAGCGTTTCAACGCACCCGCCTTCAACATTTATGGTCTCACAGAAATCATCGGCCCAGGTGTTGCCATGGAATGCCCAGAAAAAGACGGTTTACACATTTTCGAAGATCATTTTTATCCTGAGATCATAAATAGTAAAGGGGAACCATTACCACCTGGAAAGCGGGGTGAACTCGTCATAACGACCCTTACAAGGGTTGGGATGCCAATTATCAGATTCCGCACAAAGGATATCACCTCAATAAATTATACTGAATGCGGTTGTGGGAGAACCCTAGCAAGGATTTCGAGGATAACAGGGCGCGCCGATGACATGCTAAAAGTAAGGGGGGTTTCAGTATTCCCATCACAGATAGAAAAGGCCCTACTTAAAATTGACGGACTACAACCCCATTACCAGATCATCGTAACCCGGCCCCATCTCATGGATGAAATGGAAGTTAAAGTTGAAACTTCAGCGGAGGTCTTCTCAGATGATATAGGAGAAATGATGAAACTACAGAAGAAAATTGAAGAGTATATACAAGATGAGATAGGATTGAGGGTTAAAGTAACCCTTGTAGAACCCAAAACCTTGCCAAGAAGTGAAGGAAAGGCTGTTAGAGTTATAGATAAAAGAAAATTCTGA
- a CDS encoding ACT domain-containing protein, which translates to MKIKQISIFLENKKGRLWKALNTLKNASINIRALYLADTSEFGILRLIVPEPEKAKKILEENDFAVKTNEVIAVELEDKPGGLASILKILKDSQINLEYIYAFVHEKKDKAILFLKADDIDKTIRALQDGGATILTPEEVYEL; encoded by the coding sequence ATGAAGATCAAACAAATCTCAATATTCCTAGAAAACAAGAAAGGAAGACTCTGGAAAGCCCTCAACACTTTAAAAAATGCGAGTATAAACATTAGAGCATTATACTTAGCTGATACTTCAGAATTTGGTATACTGAGGCTCATAGTCCCGGAACCGGAAAAAGCGAAGAAGATTCTTGAAGAAAACGATTTCGCGGTTAAAACGAACGAAGTAATAGCAGTGGAATTAGAGGACAAACCAGGAGGCCTCGCATCCATCTTAAAAATACTTAAAGATTCTCAGATAAACCTAGAATACATATACGCTTTTGTACATGAAAAAAAAGACAAAGCCATACTTTTTTTAAAAGCTGACGACATAGACAAGACGATAAGAGCATTACAGGATGGTGGGGCGACAATATTAACACCTGAAGAAGTTTATGAACTCTGA
- the glmS gene encoding glutamine--fructose-6-phosphate transaminase (isomerizing): protein MCGIAACMLKNGKAAPILLGCVKRLEYRGYDSVGIATLDSSIIVEKDKGKIKDFEKYLDLSKLPGRIGLGHVRWATHGPPTKENAHPHLDCEGKIAVVHNGIISNYEELKDELKSEGHKFTSETDTEVIAHLIEKYKNDGHDLEEAVKRALKRLKGSYAMAVISSDEPDKIIGARKENPLIVAKGDSGYFLASDIPAILEHARNVIFLEDNEMVIIDDTGHQIKDLEGKIKKKEFEYVEWTLEMAEKGGYKHFMLKEIYEQPQVLRDTLREFKTIQKVVDEIGEIKRICFVACGTSYHAALVGKYLFESILHIPTDAIIASEFQYTANTLDEETLAIFITQSGETADTLNALKAANKNSKTLAIVNVIGSTATREADHVIYTRAGPEIAVAATKTYICQLACIYMLAAAIGKKPEIMEDLKKVPEEIEKILREDNFIKEIAKTYKDKPDFLFIGRGFSYPTALEGALKLKEITYIHAEGYASGELKHGPIALIEDGVPVVAIAPPPFPLETTKIEEDEFHDSHSLTLGNIEEVKSRGAKVIGLGAEDDEEFKKNTSAYISFNPSIREEISPLLYIIPLQLLAYHISVMKKEDPDHPRNLAKCVTVD from the coding sequence ATGTGTGGTATAGCTGCTTGCATGCTAAAAAATGGTAAAGCCGCCCCAATATTACTAGGATGTGTTAAAAGGTTGGAATATAGAGGTTATGATTCTGTTGGTATCGCAACACTCGATTCCAGCATAATAGTCGAGAAAGACAAGGGTAAAATAAAAGATTTTGAAAAATATCTAGATCTTTCTAAATTACCAGGTAGAATAGGCCTCGGCCACGTGCGCTGGGCAACACACGGCCCCCCAACAAAAGAAAATGCACACCCACACCTAGACTGCGAAGGAAAGATAGCTGTAGTCCATAATGGGATAATCTCAAATTATGAGGAATTAAAAGATGAGCTTAAAAGTGAAGGGCACAAGTTCACATCAGAGACAGACACTGAAGTCATAGCACACCTAATAGAAAAATATAAAAATGATGGACACGACCTCGAAGAGGCTGTTAAAAGGGCTCTTAAACGTTTAAAGGGCTCTTATGCCATGGCTGTGATTTCATCAGACGAACCAGATAAGATTATAGGAGCCAGGAAGGAAAATCCACTAATAGTGGCGAAGGGCGATTCAGGATACTTTCTAGCATCAGACATCCCAGCCATATTAGAGCACGCAAGAAATGTCATATTCCTAGAGGATAATGAAATGGTCATAATAGATGATACAGGACACCAAATAAAAGACTTGGAAGGTAAAATTAAAAAGAAAGAGTTCGAATACGTTGAATGGACCCTTGAGATGGCTGAAAAAGGCGGCTACAAGCACTTCATGTTAAAGGAGATATACGAGCAACCACAAGTTTTAAGGGACACCCTCAGGGAGTTCAAAACAATCCAAAAGGTCGTGGATGAAATAGGGGAAATAAAAAGGATATGCTTCGTAGCATGTGGAACATCATACCACGCAGCCCTAGTCGGCAAATACCTCTTCGAAAGCATCCTCCACATACCGACAGATGCCATAATAGCAAGCGAATTCCAATACACTGCCAATACACTCGACGAGGAAACCCTTGCAATATTCATAACACAATCAGGTGAAACCGCAGACACCCTCAACGCATTAAAAGCCGCTAACAAAAATTCAAAAACATTAGCAATAGTGAACGTCATCGGGAGCACAGCCACAAGAGAAGCAGACCACGTAATATACACTCGAGCGGGTCCAGAGATAGCCGTCGCAGCAACAAAAACCTACATATGCCAACTAGCCTGTATATACATGTTAGCAGCCGCCATTGGCAAAAAACCAGAGATCATGGAAGACTTGAAAAAAGTCCCTGAAGAAATAGAAAAAATACTAAGAGAAGATAACTTCATAAAAGAGATCGCAAAAACCTACAAAGACAAGCCGGATTTCCTATTCATCGGACGCGGATTCTCATACCCAACAGCCCTTGAAGGAGCCCTAAAACTCAAAGAGATAACATACATCCACGCTGAAGGTTATGCATCAGGAGAACTAAAACATGGCCCCATAGCATTAATAGAAGATGGCGTGCCAGTAGTGGCCATAGCACCCCCACCATTCCCATTAGAAACAACAAAAATAGAAGAGGATGAATTCCACGATTCACATAGTTTAACTTTAGGCAATATTGAAGAGGTTAAATCAAGGGGTGCGAAAGTCATAGGTCTTGGAGCAGAAGATGATGAAGAATTTAAAAAGAATACAAGTGCCTACATATCATTTAACCCAAGTATAAGAGAAGAAATATCACCACTCTTATATATCATACCATTACAACTCCTAGCTTATCATATCAGTGTAATGAAAAAAGAAGACCCTGACCACCCAAGAAACCTTGCAAAGTGCGTAACAGTAGACTAA
- the purC gene encoding phosphoribosylaminoimidazolesuccinocarboxamide synthase encodes MKDVITMKLGKLLYTGKAKDIYETDHPDEVMIRFRDDITAGDGEKHDKIPMKGYYNSIISAKFFEVLEAANIGTHYIKLVKPGYILARKLEMIPIEVIARNIATGSLTRRYPFKEGQEFKEPIIQIDYKSDEYGDPMLNDDIATALGITTMEELDNIRKITLKVNSTLKGFLKDKGLLLPDFKLEFGRYNSRLLVGDEISPDTCRLWDIKTRRTLDKDLFRRGEGNIIEAYRRVASLILDEEDKKRWKLKDDLL; translated from the coding sequence ATGAAAGATGTGATAACCATGAAACTGGGAAAGCTACTCTACACCGGCAAGGCAAAGGATATATATGAAACGGACCATCCAGATGAGGTTATGATCAGATTCCGGGATGATATAACCGCGGGTGATGGTGAAAAACATGACAAAATCCCCATGAAAGGATACTACAACTCCATAATATCTGCTAAATTCTTCGAAGTTCTTGAAGCTGCTAATATAGGAACCCATTATATAAAGTTGGTAAAACCAGGATACATCCTTGCTAGGAAACTTGAAATGATACCCATAGAAGTTATAGCGAGGAACATAGCAACAGGAAGCCTCACAAGAAGGTACCCATTCAAGGAAGGCCAAGAATTCAAGGAACCCATAATACAAATAGACTACAAAAGTGATGAATATGGGGATCCCATGCTCAATGATGACATAGCCACGGCCCTTGGTATCACAACCATGGAAGAACTAGACAATATAAGGAAGATAACATTAAAGGTTAACAGCACACTAAAAGGGTTCCTCAAGGATAAAGGCTTACTATTACCAGATTTTAAATTAGAATTTGGACGATACAATAGCAGATTACTAGTGGGTGATGAGATAAGCCCAGACACTTGCCGATTATGGGATATCAAAACCAGAAGAACTCTAGACAAAGACCTTTTTAGGAGAGGTGAAGGCAACATAATAGAAGCTTATAGGAGGGTTGCCTCCCTAATCCTCGATGAGGAGGATAAAAAAAGATGGAAACTAAAGGATGATCTATTATGA
- the purS gene encoding phosphoribosylformylglycinamidine synthase subunit PurS: MKFNVEVRIKLKKGMLNPEAATIQRALALLGYEVENTNTMDIITFTMEEDNKRKVKEEVEDMCQRLLCNPVIHDYKINIKPED; encoded by the coding sequence ATGAAATTCAATGTTGAAGTTAGGATAAAATTAAAAAAGGGCATGCTAAACCCTGAAGCAGCCACAATACAAAGAGCCCTGGCATTACTGGGATATGAGGTTGAAAATACTAATACAATGGATATTATAACTTTTACGATGGAAGAGGATAACAAGAGGAAGGTTAAAGAGGAGGTTGAGGATATGTGCCAGCGCCTCCTCTGCAATCCAGTGATACACGACTATAAGATCAATATAAAACCTGAGGATTAA
- the purQ gene encoding phosphoribosylformylglycinamidine synthase subunit PurQ → MRVGVIRFPGSNCDRDVYHVLKLVGAKPEYIWWDRKDLGHLDAVIIPGGFSYGDYLRAGAIAAITPVMDGVKGLVEEEKPVLGICNGAQILAEVGLVPGVFTVNEYPKFNCKWTKLKVKTIRTPFTSLYKKDEIIRMPIAHAEGRYYTDNLEKLWDNDQVVLQFYSENPNGSLEGITGVCDESGLVCAVMPHPERASEAILGSADGIKFFKGIIEYISRC, encoded by the coding sequence ATGAGGGTTGGAGTTATAAGATTCCCAGGATCAAATTGTGACAGAGACGTCTACCATGTCCTAAAATTGGTTGGAGCCAAACCAGAATACATATGGTGGGATCGAAAAGACCTAGGACATTTGGACGCGGTTATAATACCTGGAGGGTTCTCATATGGGGATTATCTCAGGGCTGGGGCGATAGCAGCTATAACACCAGTCATGGATGGTGTAAAAGGGCTTGTAGAAGAAGAAAAACCAGTACTGGGGATATGTAATGGGGCTCAGATACTTGCAGAAGTCGGCCTAGTACCCGGAGTCTTCACAGTCAATGAATACCCAAAATTCAATTGCAAATGGACAAAACTAAAGGTTAAAACTATCAGAACACCATTCACATCACTCTATAAAAAGGATGAGATTATTAGGATGCCGATCGCCCATGCAGAGGGAAGATACTACACTGACAACCTAGAGAAGCTCTGGGATAATGATCAAGTGGTTTTACAATTTTATTCAGAAAATCCTAACGGGTCCTTAGAAGGGATAACAGGAGTCTGTGACGAATCAGGGCTCGTATGTGCTGTGATGCCCCACCCAGAAAGGGCCTCAGAGGCCATACTAGGATCCGCGGATGGTATAAAATTCTTTAAGGGTATAATAGAATACATTAGTAGGTGTTAA